In Polaribacter sp. L3A8, a genomic segment contains:
- a CDS encoding formylglycine-generating enzyme family protein, whose product MNFNLKPFLFTILSLSVFVISCDKKTVKEKTVVKPTTNTDKIETPDGMVWVASKTFLMGAKNDDKYAMPREKPAHKVAVDGFFIDTHEVTNKQFKKFVAATKYITVAEKPIDWDEIKKDLPPNTPKPADSILQPGSLIFNKHAKGVVSMDNYGQWWAWKLGADWKHPEGPGSSIEGKDNFPVVHIAQEDALAYCKWSNRRLPTEAEWESAAQGKFEDNIFTWGNKFEDLNANANTWQGKFPTENVSEDGFEYISPVKSYPANNIGLYDMAGNVWEMTSDLFNVNYYQTIDPNVVLQNPIGADKSYTPSNPYQIEYVMKGGSFLCHASYCASFRISARMGMEPNSGSDHIGFRTVATKEMLVK is encoded by the coding sequence ATGAATTTTAATTTAAAACCCTTTTTATTCACCATTTTATCACTTTCAGTTTTTGTTATTAGTTGTGATAAGAAAACTGTAAAAGAAAAGACTGTTGTTAAACCTACAACAAATACTGATAAAATTGAAACACCAGATGGTATGGTTTGGGTTGCTTCTAAAACTTTTTTAATGGGGGCAAAAAATGATGATAAATATGCGATGCCACGTGAAAAACCAGCTCATAAAGTAGCTGTTGATGGTTTTTTTATTGATACACATGAAGTTACTAACAAACAATTTAAAAAGTTTGTTGCTGCTACAAAATATATAACGGTTGCAGAAAAACCAATTGATTGGGATGAAATTAAAAAAGACTTACCTCCAAATACACCTAAACCAGCAGATTCAATTTTACAACCTGGTAGTTTAATTTTTAACAAACATGCCAAAGGTGTTGTTTCTATGGATAATTATGGACAATGGTGGGCTTGGAAACTTGGAGCAGATTGGAAACATCCAGAAGGACCAGGAAGTTCTATTGAAGGAAAAGATAATTTTCCAGTAGTTCATATTGCCCAAGAGGATGCTTTGGCGTATTGTAAATGGTCTAACAGAAGATTGCCAACAGAGGCAGAGTGGGAGTCTGCAGCACAAGGAAAATTTGAAGACAATATTTTTACTTGGGGAAATAAATTTGAAGATTTAAATGCAAATGCAAATACGTGGCAAGGAAAGTTTCCTACAGAAAATGTTTCTGAAGATGGATTTGAATATATTTCACCAGTAAAATCGTATCCAGCAAACAATATCGGTTTGTATGATATGGCAGGTAATGTTTGGGAAATGACGTCTGATTTGTTTAATGTAAATTATTATCAGACTATAGATCCAAATGTTGTTTTGCAAAATCCTATTGGAGCAGATAAATCGTATACACCAAGTAATCCTTATCAAATAGAATATGTAATGAAAGGTGGTTCTTTTTTATGCCATGCATCTTATTGCGCAAGTTTTAGAATTTCAGCTAGAATGGGTATGGAACCGAATTCTGGTTCAGATCATATTGGTTTTAGAACTGTGGCAACTAAAGAAATGTTGGTAAAATAA